DNA from Eubalaena glacialis isolate mEubGla1 chromosome 2, mEubGla1.1.hap2.+ XY, whole genome shotgun sequence:
GTTTACCATTCCATTCACTCTTGATGTTTTaccttctgtgggttttgacaaaggaataatgacatgtatccaccattgtagTGTCATATAAgtgtagtttcactgccctaaaaatcctctgtgttccacgTGTTCATCCGTTCATTCTCCCCCGACCCcccggcaaccactgatttttttactgtctccatagttttgtcttttctagaagtcgtatatttggaatcatacagtacatagcCTTTTCAGGCTCACTTTTTCACTTGGTGATATgaatttaaggttcctccatgtcttttcctgGCTTGAGAGCCATTTCTTTTTagccctgaataatattccattgcctggatgtaccacagtttctttatccattcacttagtGAATGCCTCCCATCCCTGTCCATATTTGAAATTTCAATATTCTCTTCATCACAgaatttttgcattaattttgactttttaaaaaatatacttcagGCACTCCCCGCCGGCCGCAGCCTGACATGCCGCGCGGCCCCCCAGTCTCCCCGGCCACCTCCCCCAGGCATGGCCCAGGGCCTCGCCTCACTATGGCAGCAGCACGGCACAGCACCCTTGACTTCATGCTCGGCGCCAAAGCTGATGGTGAGACCATTCTGAAAGGCCTCCAGTCCATTTTCCAGGAGCGGGGGATGACGGAGTCGGTGCACACCTGGCAGGACCATGGCTATTTAGCGACCTACATAAACAAAAACGGCAGCTTTGCCAATTTGAGAATTTACCCGCATGGATTGGTGTTGCTGGACCTTCAGAGTTACGACGGTGATGCGCAAGGCAAAGAAGTTGACAGTCTTTTGaacaaagtagaagaaagaatgaaagaattgagTCAGGACAGTACTGAGCGGGTGAAGCGATTACCACCCACAGTTCGAGGAGGGGCCATTGACAGATACTGGCCCACTGCAGACGGCCGCCTGGTTGAGTACGACATAGATGAAGTGGTGTATGATGAAGACTCACCTTACCAGAACATTAAAATTTTACACTCAAAACAATTTGGAAATATTCTCATCCTCAGTGGGGATGTTAATTTGGCGGAAAGTGATCTGGCGTATACCCGGACCATCATGGGCAGCGGCAAAGAAGATTACACTGGCAAAGATGTACTGATTCTAGGAGGTGGAGATGGAGGCATATTATGTGAAATAGTCAAACTGAAACCAAAGATGGTCACTATGGTAGAGATTGACCAAATGGTGATTGACGGATGTAAGAAATACATGCGAAAAACATGTGGTGATGTCCTAGACAATCTTAAAGGAGACTGCTATCAGGTTCTAATAGAAGACTGTATTCCAGTACTGAAGAGGTACGCCAAAGAAGGGAGAGAGTTTGATTATGTGATTAATGATTTGACAGCTGTTCCAATCTCCACATCTCCGGAAGAAGATTCCACATGGGAGTTTCTCAGACTGATTCTTGACCTCTCAATGAAAGTATTGAAACAGGATGGGAAATATTTTACACAGAGGAACTGTGTCAATTTGACGGAAGCCCTGTCACTCTATGAAGAACAACTGGGGCGCCTGTATTGTCCTGTGGAATTCTCGAAGGAGATCGTCTGTGTCCTTTCATACTTGGAATTGTGGGTATTTTACACTGTTTGGAAGAAAGCTAAACCTTGAAAATCAATTTCCCCTAATCATGTGTGCTGCAAATAGCCTTCCTGACCTTCGTATGCTGTACATGACATCGAAAGGAGTCAGGCAATTGATTGTGAATTCcttcaagtttcctttttttaattattttttaatttaaaaatcaaatggaaaatgtatattttgatGAGCTAGGGTGTTATTTTTTTGAAAGTCAGCTGAAGGATGATTAGACAGCACAGTGAAGGCTGCTAAATGCACTGAACCCCTagaatgtgatttttgtttttgtttttgtttttctgtgtgggctttttttgtttctgttttggtaGACTTCGAATTTGGTTGTTTGGAGGAATGCACATCATTGTTTTCTTCTGGAGGGAAGCTCTTGACGGGAGTTTCTTTCCCCCCCAAATTGACATAGGTATTAAAATTTGGTGCTTATAaggaaagactttaaaaaatgaatagcaaTGCTTCgattaaaattacaaatgagaaaaaaaaaaacttcattaaaattgtatttatcttgattactgagttttggGTGCCCTTTCAATGTTCTGCTGGGGTGAATGCCTGACTCCTCTCACCCAAGTCCCAGCCCCGCTCTTACCTCTGTTTGGCTTGAGACCCAGGAGCTGGGAGAAGCCAGGTGAGAGCCAAGTGGAGAGC
Protein-coding regions in this window:
- the LOC133085079 gene encoding spermine synthase-like; this encodes MAAARHSTLDFMLGAKADGETILKGLQSIFQERGMTESVHTWQDHGYLATYINKNGSFANLRIYPHGLVLLDLQSYDGDAQGKEVDSLLNKVEERMKELSQDSTERVKRLPPTVRGGAIDRYWPTADGRLVEYDIDEVVYDEDSPYQNIKILHSKQFGNILILSGDVNLAESDLAYTRTIMGSGKEDYTGKDVLILGGGDGGILCEIVKLKPKMVTMVEIDQMVIDGCKKYMRKTCGDVLDNLKGDCYQVLIEDCIPVLKRYAKEGREFDYVINDLTAVPISTSPEEDSTWEFLRLILDLSMKVLKQDGKYFTQRNCVNLTEALSLYEEQLGRLYCPVEFSKEIVCVLSYLELWVFYTVWKKAKP